The bacterium genomic sequence CAACAAGGTATTAATGAAGACGCGCGGATCGTTGATGAATTCTGACACTTATCATCCCTATTCTGAAATCCCATCGACAAACAACAAGAAAAGATATGATTCACGAAAATAGTTGACAAAAGATAGACATTGTCATATAATGCAAATATGAAATTTGATTGGAATCCTGATAAAAATAAATGGTTGAAAGATTATCGTAGCATTAATTTTGATGAAATAACATGTTTAATTGATAATGGTTATCTAATGACCATATTAAATCATCCAAAGAAAGCAAAACAAAAAATATTTGTTGT encodes the following:
- a CDS encoding toxin is translated as MKFDWNPDKNKWLKDYRSINFDEITCLIDNGYLMTILNHPKKAKQKIFVVERDGYAYNVPFVEETDGTCFLKTIYPSRSSTKKYLRR